The genomic segment GCGGCAAGTGTTTCGGAAAAAGAACGGCCAAACCGTCATGGTTTGGGAAAATGTCGCCAAAGACAAGAGGAATGAGCCGCTGGATTTACGGGTCTATGGTCTCGCCGCGTTGCGTTTGCTGAAACCAGACTATGAAGCACTCGAAAAACGCTTGCGAGAAACTGATCCTCCCGTAAAACATACAGCTGCAGCAAAACAAATATCAGGTCAGCAAGCAAAGCAGCTCGTCAAGCGCTCAAAACTTTGGTGAGGGGGTGTAGGATTTGACTTATGATCCACAGCAGCAGAAAAGGATACAAGATGAATTAGAAATTGTTAAGGACCGCCTGAGTAAATACTACGAGGCAGAGACAGCCATTTTGACAGGCGCACAGGAGTACCGGATCGGGTCCAGGAATTTGCGTCGCGGCGACTTGAAACTCATTAAGGATGAGATCGAGAAGCTACAAGATCGGAAAAACGAACTGGAAAATGCACTAACAACGGGTGAGAGTCCATCAAAGCGTAAGGCATTTCGAGTCATCTATCGAGACTTGTAAGGGGGGTGAGTAATTTGTGAAGTTCATAGACAAAACAATTGAATGGATATCACCAACTATGGCGTTAAAGCGAGAAGTGAATCGCGCAAAGCTATCGGCATTTCGGAAGGCTACGAATAGTGGTTATTCGAATAACGGGGCCAGTCGGAGAAAAAACTCAATGAAAGGCTGGCACAGCGATAGCAAAAGTCCGCAAGAGGACATCGGGCAAAACCTTGCTGTGCTACGTGAACGTAGCCGTGACCTTTACATGGGTGGCGGACTTGCTACAGGGGCCATAAAGAAGAATCAGTCAAACATCGTCGGTTCGGGACTCACACTCAAATGTCAACTCAATTACCGGATGCTTGGCATTACGGCAGAACAGGCAAAAGAGTGGGAAGATCGTACAAAATTCGAATTTAACCTTTGGGCATCATCCAAGATCGATAACACCGGGCTGAATGACTTCTACGATGCACAACGGATCATGTTGACCGGATGGCTGCTGAACGGTGATTCCCTTGCTGTTATGAAATATGCGGATGCCGCAGAGCGGCTAAATCCGTATCGTATGCGGCTCCACCTCATTGAAGGGGACAGGCTCAACAATCCGAATCATACGCAAGGATACTCGCCAATCCTTACTACCGAGGGGTTCTCACCGTCAGAATATGTGGAGCTATCAGATGGCCGTACTATCCGAAATGGAATCGAGACAGACCCGAATGGTAAAGTGATCGCTTACTGGATAAGCAATAAACACCCAAACAGTACGATTCCACAAGGGCATATAACACAATGGGCGCGCGTTGAGGCACAGAATCCGGTTTCCGGATTACCTAACGTGCTTTTTGTGATGGATGCGGAGAGGGCAGAGCAATATCGCGGTGTACCGTATCTTGCACCTGTCATCGAGCAAGTCAAACAAATGGACCGTTATGCCGAGGCAGAGATTGCAGCGGCGATCATCAATAGTTTTTTCGCTGCCTTTATTACAAGAAAAGAGGGAGCAAAAAACGAGATACCATTTACCAATCCCATTCCTGAAAGTGAGCAATTGAAACTGTCGCCAGAGGAACGGCTCTCCAGTTACGAGTTGGGGCCGGGAACCATCAACATGTTGGCAGAAGGCGAGGAAGTGACCTTTGGCGATCCTACGCATCCGAATGCTGGCTTTGATTCGTTTACAAAGACCATGGCGCAGTTAGCAGGCGCGGCGTTGGACATGCCGTATGAAGTGTTGCTTTCGGTATTCAACAGTAGCTATTCAGCGAGTCGAGCTGCACTCTTGCAAGCGTGGAGATCCTTCCGGGACCGCCGTGATTGGTTCTCTCATGATTTCTGTCAGCCGACCTACGAGACGTGGTTGTTTGAAGCCGTGGCAACTGGACGTATTAAGGCACCTGGATTCTTTAGCGATCCGGTTATGCGAAAGCTATGGAGCCAAGCTATTTGGATTGGACCGAGTCCTGGTCAAATCGACCCTGAGAAAGAAGTAGATGCTGCCGTGAAGCGAATCAACAACGGATTTAGCACGCACGAACGGGAAACGGCGGAGCTCACAGGGATGGATTGGGATAGCAATATTGACGTGCTGACGCGCGAGTGGGAGGCACGTCGTGATCTGCCGCAAGCACATATTCCGGGCATGAAAGGAGGTGACAAACAAAATGCCAAAACGGATTGAAGTTAGAGGCGTAATCATACCGAATGACCATCAATGGATTTACGACTTGTTTGAAATGGATGCAACAAGCCCTGGGAAAATATCGAAAGCTATTGCGGAAGCAAACGGCGATGATCTTGAGGTCATTATCAACTCAGGTGGTGGTGATGTTTATTCGGGCAGTGAAATCTATACCATGTTGAAAAGCCATCCAGCTGGTGTTGACGTCCAAATCGTTGGCGTGGCAGCTAGTGCTGCTTCTGTCGCGTCCATGGGTGGAAAGAAGGTCAGAATGTCACCAACGGCGCAATTCATGATTCACAACGCAAAGACTCGGACTCAGGGAGATAAGTGGGAGCATCGGCACACAGCGGATTTTCTCCAAGCGGTCGATAAGTCCATTGCGAATGCATACCGGCTAAAAACAGGGTTGTCTCAGAACGAATTGAGTACCCTCATGAACCGAGAAACGTGGATGACGGCACAAGAAGCATTGGCAAAAGGGTTTATCGATGAAATTATGTTCGACGATTCGAATCAGCTTAGTGCTGTCGCACATGCAGGCATCGAAATGATTCCCCAACAGGTGATAGACCGTGTCCGAAATGAAATTATGAAGTTCCAAACGGAAGGAGCGAGCTTTATGCAAGTAACCAATCAAACACAAGTAATCGATCCACAACCACCGACAGCATCAAATGCAGCACCACAACCACCCGTACCGAATCAGGCACAAAATACTCAAGATGCAACTGCACAAGAGAGGGAGCGCCTTCGCGCCATTGACGCTATTGCAGCAAATATCGATCCTGCTTTGGTCAACGAGGCGAAGTATGGGGAAAACCCAATGACAGCCGCTGATCTTGCTCTCAAGGCTATGCAAGAGGGCAAGATGATCAATAACGGCCTATTCAATGCGGCAGTAGCAGCTAATCAAGCGTCTGGAGCTCTTGATGTGACAGCTCAATCACAACAACAAAACACGGAAAAAGAGTATGACTTGAACAACTTGAAAGACGTGAATGCAGTCTTCCAGCAACTCGCGCATGCACATTCAATGCAGCGCCTACAAAGATAAGGAGGAATAACCATGGCACCAAACATTTCTACTACATTTGGCACGGTGGATAATCAGTCCTTTTTCGCGGGGACGGAAGTGTCCGCAATGACAACAGCTGTGACATTACTTGCTGGTCAAGGGAAGCTCAAACGCGGATCCGTACTCGGAAAGATCACCGCCAACGGGAAGTATGCGTTGGTAAACAAAGCAGCAACAGACGGAAGTCAGATCGCGTCATTGGTTTTATCTGAGGACGTGGACACAACCGGAGCTGATGTAAACGCAGTAGCGTATAAAACGGGTGTTTTTCGATATGACGCCCTGAAAGTGGCGGCCGGCGATTCAGTGGACAACCACAAAGATGAGCTTCGCACCGTCAATATCCATTACAAAACTGATCGGGGGTAAACAACCGTGAAAATTAAACAATCTGCCATCGCAGGACGTTTTATGAGTCCGCAAAATGCCGCAACTGTTACAGGTGGTGGCATTAGCATCTACGAACCACAAACCATGCTTCCTTCGTTTCAACGAAGAATGCCAGTTACAACGTTCCTTCGGGACATGTTCTTCCCTGGAGAGGAGACTTTCGATACAAAGCATGTTCTAGTGGATTTCTACAAAAACCGCCAACGTGTTGCACCACTTGTTGCAGAAGGCAGTATGCCAATTAATATCAAGCGAGATGGATTTGAAACGAAAATTTATACGCCACCTTTTATCAACCTATCTTCCCCAATTGACATCAGCATGCTACAAACTCGCATGCCTGGGGAAGCGGTATTTGGCGGTATGTCGCCAGATGAGCGGGCTGTACAACAGATGAACCGCGACTTTTTGGAGCTCTCCGACATGGTCACGCGCCGCGAAGAGTTGATGGGTGCAGAACTTCTGCAGACGGGTAAAGTAACAGTATCCGGTTACATTGATGATGCCGCAACGGTTGTTCGTACTGATACCATCGACTTTGGGTTTGACAACATGATCAACCTTACATCCGGAAGCCAATGGAACCAGACTACGTCCAAAAAGTATGAAGACTTGGAGGAAGCGGTCAGAAAATCTCGAAAGGCTGGATACAATCCAACTGTCGCCCTCCTTGGTGATGAGGCGTGGGCTAATCTTCGAGCAGACGATAATTTCATGACGAAGTTTATGGACCTGCGATACGCGCAATTCGGAACGATCAATCCCCAGCTCAGCATTGAGAATGGAAATGGTTATACTTACATTGGCCGTTTAACCGAACTTGGACTCGATGTGTACCGATATGATGCGTGGTACTATGATGACACAACGCAGTCTCTTAAACCATACATCGACCCCGAAAAGGTCATTGTCGCGCCACGAAATATTGGGGAACTTTTGTACGGTGCAAATACCTTCATCCCAGAAGGTAGTATCAACTATGTTACTGTAGCAGGGCCTCGTGCGACAAAGGTAACAGTCAACCATGAGACCGATGTGAAATCTCTTATTGTGAAGAGCCGTCCATTGCCGAAGCCGTTTGACGTATCTGCATGGTCTGTTATCAAAACGCGCGCGTAGGAGGAAACTATCATGCGATTTCAAGTGCAAATTGGAACAGTGAAGCATAATGGTGTCTTTCATGAGAAGGGCGCCATTTTTAATGCTCACAAAAAGGATGTAGCGCATCTGATCGGTGAAGGGGCGGTAGTGCAGTTTGAAGAGACTGAACCTGACATAAAAACTGATAGTGATGTAGGCTCTGGTGGAATAACGAGCGAGGATACGGAACAGGACGAGCATTCTGACGATAATCAAGAGCTTAATTTAAATCTTGATACGGACAAATTGATTGTAGACGCGCCCAAATGAGCACATTCAAGGACCAACTAAAGGCGGATGCCACTGTCTTTCTCAATACATGCGAATTTGCAGATGAAATTGACATCGATGGGAAGAAGATTACGGGATTGATTGAGCCTGTCGCGATTGGTGGGGGGAATCGATCGTACTCCTACCCGACCCATGACCGCGAATACACGGAAGAAATAATGCTCTATGTGAGCCGAGCCGATTTTACATTCATTCCACCAGTTGGGCACACGTTAAAAATAAACAAAAAAGCGTATGTAATTGTAGCCCCACCTTCTGATCTTGAGGGCATTTTGGAAATCCGTCTTGGAGGGAATTCAAACCCATGATTGATTTCGACAACTCCATCAAACAGAGACTGAATGAAGCGGCAAATCTTTTGGCACATATTCCGAAGCAAATTCCAAAGGTACAGGCACGGGCAATGAACCGTGCCCTGTCCAGCGGGAAAACGGAAGCGGCTGCCAGGGTAAGGGATACGTACCTTGTCCGAAAAAGAGACGTCAGCGAGACGATGAAGCTCAAAAAAGCATCCGCGAATAATCTGGACGGCAGTCTGGAATCAAAGGGCCATGTGATGCCACTGATTCGTTTTCGTGTCACGCCGAAATCGCCGCAGCCTGGTAGAAAAAAACCGATCTTGGCCCAAGTATTACGAGCTGGCGGGAAATCTCCGATTCCTGGTGCGTTTGTTGCCAAAGTCAGAAATGTGGCCTCCGTATACAGACGAACGACACCGAAGAGGTTCCCAATCAAAGGACTCTATGCGCCTGCTGTACCGCAAATGCTAGACAACGAGAAGGTACGAAAATCAATACAGAATAAAATGCTGGAGACATTGGACAAGCGTCTCGAGCATGAAATAGGACGGGTGCTAGATGGTTAATGTTGTCCTAGTTAACAAGCTGAAAGAGCGTATTGAAACGCTTGTGAAAGATTTTGTGCTACCCACCAACCTAGATGGCCACGATCACAAAGCACCACAGGTAGTTAGCGGGTTTCTGAGTGAGAGCAAACAATCACCTGTAGCTGATCCGCAAGAAATCAAAGCGGAGCTGCCCGCCGTTGTCGTTCGTTTTCGGAGAGAGAACGACGGGAGGCAGGCAAACATCGTTAAAATTCGTGTAATCGTCATCACATACAGCGAAGACGAACAAAACGGCTGGATTGATAGCCTGAATGTAGCGAATCGGATAAAGATTGGGTTAAAAAGAGATCCGATCATTGACGATCGCTTTCAGATCGATGACGAATCTTTCGAAACAGAGCAACCAGACGAGCAACCATTCCCAGAATGGGCGACATACATCACGTTCGACGTACTGATTCCACAAGTACAGTCCGAATTTGATTGGGAGGTATTTTATAAATGAGCAAAGCAGAATCAAAGGTGACTGCAAAAGAACCAATGCACGTCATTTACTGCGGGAGTAGTTTACGTGATGGCACTCTGCATCGATACGCGCTATTTACGGACGGAATTCCACAACATCTGAGCAAGCACATCGAAGCGTGTCCAGCCATCAAGAAAATGTTCGTGCCCGTTGAAAAGCTGTCCCAAGCAGAAGCGGCGATCAGAGATCATGGAACACCGGAGAGCGTCTTTTTCCAGCAGACCGCTGATTACGCCGCAGGAAAGAGAGTTGAAGAATAGTGGCCTATAAACACCAGGTATCTATCTCAGAAAGTGGTACGAGTGTCCTTTCGCCTGTTGAAGCTGCAGCCGGATTGCCCGTCTATTTCGGTACGGCTCCTATCCATTTGACAGACAATCCATCCGCATATGTGAATAAGCCGGTACTGGCCTACAGCTATGAGGAAGCGGTAAAGGCTCTTGGATACCATTCGGACTGGAACGACTATACACTATGCGAGGCTATCAAAGCTCAATTTCAGCTTTTTAACGTTGCTCCTGCTGTATTTGTCAACGTGCTGGATCCTTCCATCCATAAGGAGAACGTGGCGGACAGCGCAATTACTCTCTCATCAGGTAAATACACAATTGCTGTTGACGGCGTGCTGCTTTCGACCCTGGTCGTAAAACTCACTGGTGCAGGTAATGCTTTGGTGCGAAATAAGGACTATACAGTTGTATTCAATGGATCAGGGCATCCTGTCATTTCTCGCGTGGATGGTGGGGATATTCCGGCGAACCAAACCTCATTGACTGTATCCTACGATAAACTCATGCCTTCCACCGTAACAGATGCACAAATCATTGGTGGAATCGATTCAGGAACAGGCAAGGTGACAGGACTAGAGTTGATCAACAAGATATTCCCGTTGTATCGACTAGTCCCAGGGCAAATAGTAGTACCGAAGCATTCAAAAAAGCCAGCCGTTGCAGCTGTCATGAAAGCAAAGTCTACTGGCATTAATAGTTTGTTTAAAGCGATGGCCATTGCCGATATTGATTCTTCTTCAACAGGAGCTGGCGTTTACACAGAAGCACCAGCATGGAAAAACAACAACAATTTCAGCGACCCACACCTAGTGGCCTGCTATCTTAAAGCGAAATTGGGCGACGAGATTTATCACTTGTCTACGCAATTTGCAGCGTTGAATAGCAAAGTCATTGCTGAAAACGGCAACGTTCCATATGTATCGCCTTCCAACAAAAACATTCAAGCGAACGCTGTCGTAAATGAAGCTGATACCGAAATCAACCTCGGCGTAGATCAAGCAGCCTATCTTAATGGTGAGGGGATTGTCACGGCAATCAATTTCGTCGGTGGATGGAAGTTGTGGGGAAACAACACATCTGTCTATCCAGCCAATACGGACGTGAAAGACAGATTCATTCCCGTACGTCAGATGTTCAATTGGATCGGAAACACGCTTATCTTAACCCATTGGCAAGTGGTGGACGATCCAACAAACAGAAGGTTGATTGACACAGTTGTGGACTCAACAAACATCTGGCTGAATGGACTGACAGCGCAAGGTTCCATACTCGGCGGGCGTGTAGAATTCAGAGCAGCGGATAATCCGGTCACATCGTTGCTGGACGGAAAAGTTTCTTATCGGTTGTTCCTAGCGGCTCCCGTACCGGCTGAAAACATTGAGTTCAAACTTGAATTTGATGTGGCGTATCTTCAAAATCTCTTTGCAGCCTAATCATACAAGGCAGGTGGATAAACAATGGCTAACAAAGCAATTCCTGATCGGTTAAAGGATTTCATGGTGTACAAAAATACAACAGACCTTGTGGGGGTGGCAGATATCCAATTGCCATCCTTTTCTTTTGCCACAGAGGAAGTCAAAGGAGCTGGGGTATTCGGCAGCTTTGAATCTTCTGTCGGGTCCTTCGGCTCTCAAAAAATCATCCTGAATTGGCATTCGATCACAGATAGATTGTTTGACTTTCTGGAGCTGGGTGCCCATCGACTAGATTGCCGTGGAGCTCTGCAAGAACATGACCGTAGTTCTGGTCGTCCGATAACCCGTGCGCTACGGATCGTCGTTCAAGGGCACACCACCAGTGGAGAACTAGGAAAGCTAGAAAAGAACGCAACAACAGACAGCAGTACAGAGTTGGAAATCACGTATATCAAAATAGAATTGGACGGAAAAAACATCTTGGAGCTCGACAAATTAAATTACATCTATCGAGTGAACGGCAAGGACCAGTTGGCTGATACGCGCCGAGCGCTTGGACTATAGAAGGGAGTTTTGCAAAATGAAATTACCACTGCCATTGGAAAAACCATTGAAAGTAGACGATAAGGAGATAACCTCCCTGACATTTGATTTCGATAAACTGACAGGCGCGGATATTATTAATGCTACTGATGAGGCCCGCCAGATTAGTGGATTTTCCCCGAATGACATGCAATCATCGGCTTTCCGGGCGGTGCTTGCCGCAAAAGCTTGCGGAGTCCTCTACCATGATCTATTAAGACTTGGAGCACGGGATTTTTACCGAGCAGTAACGGCGGCGCATGCTTTTTTGCTCGGTATGGATTTGAAGGAGATGGAGGAGATAGAGAAGACGGAGGAATAAGAGAGTTACGGAAACTTGTACTCAATATGGCGAGGAACACGCATACCAGCATGGAGTTTTTCCTTGGCATGACTTTGAACGATTTAAATGAATGGGTAACAGCAGCCATGGAAATTACGGAGGGAGGCGAAACGGATGGGTAGGAAACTGTATGAATTCACAATCAAGATGTCTGGGAAAATGAACAGATCGTTCACCAGCGCGTTCGATAACGCTTCCCGCCGTATGCAGGATATGCGAAAAAAAATCAGCGAGTATCAGGCATCTATTGAGAAGGCAAATGGCAAACTGCAATCCATGTCCACCTTGCACTCGAAAATGTCGGCAGCGATAGAGAAAACCAAGCGCGGCCTTGCCTCTTTGGAGCGGAAATACCGAAGTGGCGCAATCAGCGAAGAGGTGTACAGACGGGAAAGCCAGAAGCTGCAAAACGACCTTCAACGGTTTACCAACGTACAAAAGAGAGCAGCCTCACAGGTCGATAAGTTTAAACAGAACATAGCCGCATTAAATCGAGAAATGAGAAGTGAATCAAACAATCTGAACGCTTATTCTCGCCAACTTCAAACCATGGAGGCAAACGCACTTGCTGCGGGAGTCTCCATAGGGGAAATTGCGTTGGCAGGGGCTGCATTGATACCTGTTGGGGGGTATCTTGGTACGGTTGGGGTTGGTCTGGCTGGGATTGCTGTCGGAGCAAAGACTGCGAAATCTGCTTTTGACTTGATGATGGATAGCGTCAGCAAAGCGGCCGATCGAGAATACAACATCGAAGTCATCCAATCATTGCTCCGGGACCAAAAGAAAGCAGATCAGTTGTTCAACTGGATGGAGAAGCGTGCCATTGAATCCCGTTTCGGGATGACGGACTTCTTTGAATCCGGTCAGGCATTTTTGTTTAAAACGAAAGACCTGCGACAAGTCCAAAGACTGATTGATATATCCGAGAAGCTGGGTACGATCAATAAACAACAGGGGATGCAGGGAGCGGCTATCGCTCTCAACGAGTTATTGATTGGCGATACTCAGTCTATCGTTGAGCGTTTTAACATGCCAAGGTCAGACATTAAGAAGTTTGCCAAATCGGGAATTGACGGCATTATCAAGGGCATGAATGAGTTGCTAGATAAACAGAACATCGATGCCAAGCTGTTGAGTGATGTGGATACAACTGGTCTTGTTATGTATGAACAGCTCGTAGAAAAGCTTCAACTGACATGGACCAAAATGGGGGTAGAAGCGTTAGACGCTTTGAAACCAACGTTAAAAGAAATCGACAATTTGACCAAAACAGAAGCGTTTCAGGATTTGGCGAAGCTGGGGTCAGATGCTTTTGCGGAAATGGGACGAACTGTTACGAAGTCAGTCCAGTTTGCATCTAATAAGCTACAGACGATTTTCAATAATCCTGAATATAAGAAGTTGGATGTTTGGGGGAAAATCGAGTTTATCGTAGCGGATGTATACGATACGTTCAACACGTGGTGGAGCTCCGGAGGGAGTGAAGCCACGCAACGTGTCACTTATGAAATTGCATCGAAGCTCGGTGAGTTGATCAAAGCGGCAGCTGTACCTCTCATTCCAATCGCCCAAGACGTAGGATATGATGTCGGGAAATCTATCATTCAGGGTATTTGGGATGGAATGTGGGGAGAAAACAAGCTGGAAACTCCCTTTAGCAAACTGGAAGCCCGAATAGAGAGCATGAGAGCTGCTGGCCTAGATCCTACCACTACACCCGTTTACGGCGGTCCAAATGCAACCATGACAGCAGGACCAGAACCTGCATGGTACGAAAAAGCGTGGAGTTGGGTAAATGGTTCCCATGCAAACGGACTACCTTATGTCCCGTTCGATGGATACCGTGCAGAGCTTCACAAAGGGGAACGTGTATTGACTGCCCAACAGAATCGTAATCTCGACTCCAATCTATGGTCGAGAGCGAATCAGGCGTTGTCGTCACGCACCGGGAATCAAACGTTTGTTTTTCAGTTCGCACCAAACCTTTCAGGCGGAAATCGAGCGGAAAACGAGTTGATGCTCCGAGCCTCCTATCATGAATTTAAGGCGAATATGCAGCGGTTCATGAGGAATGAGAGGGCGGTGAGGTTTTCCTGATGGCCGGAACATATACAACGAATGCAGGAGACATGTGGGACTGGATCGCTTATAAAACGATGGGCAGCGAGTACTTCATGCCACAGTTAATTGAAGCCAATTTAAAGCATCGAGAGACGGTAGTCTTTTCATCCGGAATCGTCCTCGTTGTTCCCGACATTGGCAATGTCACGACGCAGGATACATCAAATCTGCCTCCTTGGAAGAGGGAGTGACGACGGGTGGCACAGCCAAGACGAGTCAAATTTGAACTATTCTATGACAACAAGAATATATCGAATGACCTGCAGCCGTACCTCATCTCGTTTGAGTACACCGACAACCTCTCTGGCACGGCGGATACCCTATCTATCAACCTAGCAGATCGGGAACGCCTGTGGTGGGCAGCGTGGATGCCAGAATTGTATGCAAGCATAAAGGCAAAAATCATTCGTGAAAATTGGATCGATGATGGGAAAGCGGATGCTTTAAATTGCGGGTATTTCGAGATCAACGAGATCAGCCTAACAAGTCCACCCAATGCCGTAAGCATCCAAGGCGTGTCTGTGCCAGATGCATCGACGATCCGGGCTCAACGAAAATACCGTGCATGGGAGAAAACGCGTTTGTCTGTGATCGCAAAAGATATTGCAGGCAAGAATGGCCTCGAACTTCTTTTTGACGCAGAAGACGAGGACTATGATCGGATTGAACAAACAGAGGAAACCGACCTTGGTTTCCTCATGCGACTGTGCGATGATGCTGGCATTGCTGTTAAGCTGACAGGCAAACAGATCAGTTTATTTGATGAAGCCAAATACGAGGAGAAACCTCCTGCTTTTTCGCTCAATTACGCAACGTCCAAGATCAAAAGCTTTTCAGCACATGTGACCACGACAGGCATCTATAACCGCGCGATTGTGGACTATCACAGTCCGAAGGGGAAAAAGAAGATCCATCATACCTTTATACCTCCCAACGCTCCAAAAACGGGACGTACGCTGTATATCAATGAGCGCGTAAAGGATGGACGCCAGGCAGAACGAAAAGCCAAAAGTGCGCTGCGCCAAGCGAATAAGGAGCAGCACACGGCAAGCATTACCTTGATGGGAGACGTTAACCTAGTAGCCGGTATGACGTTTATGCTGAACAATTTTGGGGCTGTGAGCGGGAAATACATCATTACGCAAGCTGTTCATGCCTATAGCGGTAATGGCTACGAAACTTCGCTTGAATGCAGAAAGGTATTGGGCTGGTAATGGATATGAAAAACATATTACGTGTCGGCATTGTATCGAGCGTGGACGAGAGGGATGCGACAGCAAGGGTCGTTTTTGGTGATCGCGAGGATGTCGTGTCCTACAACATGGACATCCTTTCTCGCGGTTCTTTTTTGCAGAAAGATTATTGGCTCCCAGATGTGAATGAACAGGTATGGTGCCTATTCTTGCCGACAGGGAATGCAGATGGGATCATCCTTGGATCAACGTACAACCAAGAGGACCTGGTGCCAATCAAAAACAAAAATAAACGACACATCCGGTTTGGTGATGGGACATTCATCGACTACGATCGAGAAACGCATACCATAACCATTGATTTCCTCCACCCTGGGAAAATTGTCGTCAATAACGCCAATATCACATACAACCAAACGACGCAGCGAGGTGAACCAGAATGGCGGTCATCGGAAGTCTTGGAGAAGTGATTTTTGAAGTATCTTCCCAGCGTGTTCGTACTTTTGATGATATGACAAGAAACGGCTCGAGCCGGTGGGTAGCCCATGACATCCATCGAAACAAACCGATTCCGGAATTCGTTGGTCCGGGGCTTGAAGAAATCAGTCTTTCCATTCAGCTGAAAACCTCGCTCGGGGTAGATCCAGAATCGGAACTGAAAACATTGCGGATCAAAAGGGATACAGGCCAAAGGGACTTATTG from the Brevibacillus brevis genome contains:
- a CDS encoding phage tail assembly protein; this translates as MKLPLPLEKPLKVDDKEITSLTFDFDKLTGADIINATDEARQISGFSPNDMQSSAFRAVLAAKACGVLYHDLLRLGARDFYRAVTAAHAFLLGMDLKEMEEIEKTEE
- a CDS encoding tail protein X, yielding MAGTYTTNAGDMWDWIAYKTMGSEYFMPQLIEANLKHRETVVFSSGIVLVVPDIGNVTTQDTSNLPPWKRE
- a CDS encoding phage late control D family protein; its protein translation is MAQPRRVKFELFYDNKNISNDLQPYLISFEYTDNLSGTADTLSINLADRERLWWAAWMPELYASIKAKIIRENWIDDGKADALNCGYFEINEISLTSPPNAVSIQGVSVPDASTIRAQRKYRAWEKTRLSVIAKDIAGKNGLELLFDAEDEDYDRIEQTEETDLGFLMRLCDDAGIAVKLTGKQISLFDEAKYEEKPPAFSLNYATSKIKSFSAHVTTTGIYNRAIVDYHSPKGKKKIHHTFIPPNAPKTGRTLYINERVKDGRQAERKAKSALRQANKEQHTASITLMGDVNLVAGMTFMLNNFGAVSGKYIITQAVHAYSGNGYETSLECRKVLGW
- a CDS encoding phage baseplate assembly protein V translates to MKNILRVGIVSSVDERDATARVVFGDREDVVSYNMDILSRGSFLQKDYWLPDVNEQVWCLFLPTGNADGIILGSTYNQEDLVPIKNKNKRHIRFGDGTFIDYDRETHTITIDFLHPGKIVVNNANITYNQTTQRGEPEWRSSEVLEK
- a CDS encoding phage tail protein — encoded protein: MAVIGSLGEVIFEVSSQRVRTFDDMTRNGSSRWVAHDIHRNKPIPEFVGPGLEEISLSIQLKTSLGVDPESELKTLRIKRDTGQRDLLVIGNKPVSTSQWITESVSEQHKNYDGRGRLLSVNVELRLKEYPKKAGS